In Leucoraja erinacea ecotype New England chromosome 9, Leri_hhj_1, whole genome shotgun sequence, the genomic window cctgcTCCCATAACTGTATAAACTTCTACTATATCTCCACTCAGCCTCTGGTGTTCCAGGGAAAATGATCCgagtctacccaacctctccctggagctgaaaccctctaaactcgacatcattctggtgaacttcctctgcaccgtctccaaagcccccacatccttcctgtaatggggcgaccagaaccgcacgcaatactccacatgcagcCTGACCTTGGCTTTGTATCTGTGCAAATCTTCACCAGTGTCAGCGAGTGCTGCCCTCAGTCCCCTCACCACAGATGAAACAACCTTCCCCAGGAGGAGGAAGGAGTGTGAATATCTCAGCCTTTCGTTTGTAACGAGGACAGGGctggttctgtgtgtgtgtatcagagaGACAAAGGATTGCAGTCTccctctaaaccccccccccccccccccccccccgcccgcttgACTCTGTCCAATTCACCATCTGTAAAACCTGCTTCCCATTAAATCCATCATTCATGTCCCAAAATTCAATTACAGCAACAAAATCTAGTGATAGATTTGCTTATTAAAAGTTTTTCTGGATTGTGTTGGCGGGGGCTGGTAGTGTCGTTAGACTGAGTCCACACACGGAGCCAAGATGCAGCCATCCATCTTGGGATGTTGGATGTCCCTCCGTGTCAGCTATCAGCATGGCCCCAGTGTGGACAGGCCTGTCCTCCAGCCCCACCAGCCAGTGTCCACTTGCTCCCATGCCTGTGTGGGGGCAGACTGCAGCATCTGGGCTGTAACAAAGCTTCCGCGCCGTCCCGGGGAGCTTGGAGCTGAACTTAAATCCACTGGAGATTGAGGATTGAGAGCTTGGTCCAGAGGGCGCTGTAAATCACCAGAGATTGATGGTACGTGGGCTGTGAGAAcatcacatccacacacacaggcTCAGCCTCATCCAGCTACGATCACCAAACACTGGACAAAGCAATGTCCTTCCTTCCACACCCACCCCCGAGCTGCGGTGTTGGGGAGCGCCCCACTGTGGCTGTAGGAGGCcacactgcggggggggggggggggggggggtgagggggccacactgtggggggggggggggggggggggggagccgtgAGGGAGGCCGcattgtgggagggagggggcaaggggagggagttccacactgtgtggggggggggggggctctggcaGTAAGGGAGGTGTGGTGAGGGAGCGgaacttgtggggggggggggtgaggtggccgcactgtgggggggggggggggcaggggtgagggAGCAGAGGTGACGGAgctctgcactgcactgcactgtgggggggggggagggacggaggtgaggggggggggctctgcactgtgggggggggggggcagggggggggggggggggggcaggggtgggggtgACGGAGCTGAGGGAgctgcactgtggggggggggcagggggggtgacGTGAGCTCTgcagctgtggggggggggggcaggggtgagggagctctgcactgtgggggggggggggggtgagggagttcCACACTGGGggggggacggaggggggggctctgcactgtggggggggggggtgagggggctggactgtgtggggggggtattACTGGGCATTATTGTGGACACACTTTCACCATCACCAGAGGCTGTGAGCTGCAAGGTTGTGTCATTGGCAGGTTTATTGAGGTGGGTACAACAACCCTGGTCAGACACACACTGGTGCCGCACGATGGGACGGTTCACCAGGAACCCAGAATATCCCTGATTCTACACTAAAAAAATCTCAAACTGTACAATAGAAATCGCTCACTGATCAATATATCCCACAAGGTTCAACTCCACACTCACTACAGTAGTGAGTGATCACACTGGGTGTGTCAGCTGTGCGGGGGATGGGTGGACGCAAGCACACCCTGGgacagggggagaaggaggggggtgagagagagggagaggggagaggggagagagggggggagagaggggggtagagagagggggtagatagagggggtagagagagggaggggagaggggaaggggagggagagagggtggggagaggggggagtagggGGTGTCAGGTTGGAGGGGGGCCGTTGGTGTAACGCAGCGCggggtggagggagtggatgtagTTGTTGGCCAGCGTGCAGCTGTAGTGTTGCTGCCGTGCAGGCAACAACGCagccagtagcagcagcagcagcgccagcAGTTGCAGGGGGAGTGCAGCCCGCAGCACACGGCCCAGGAATGCACGGCTGCCCCTCCCCTGCCGCTGCACCCCAGCACTGCAACTGTCCCGAACACGGCCTCGGCccctggggggagagagagagagagacgagagagagacgGTCATTCACAAGCAGCATCGACACCACCccccagagagggagagagagcgagggagatagagggagtgagagggagagagaaggagagggggagagagagagagggagagagggagagaaagagagagtgatatACAGGGTGACAGAGATAGAGTGAGAAATGAGGGCCCCCATGTCGACATGCCCCCCTCGTCCAACAGagcctcccctcctcacctctccatgGAGACGGGCCGTACATCAGCTGACTGGATCTCCCTGGGACCCTGTAAAATAACGTCAGCGGTGAAtctctgtgggggggggtgagagagagcgccgcactgtggggggtgggtggggggaggagtgaggagcGGGagggtttgtgtgggggggtggggggaggttgaggaggggagggttgggggggggtgggggggggggggaggagggggtggagtgagCGCCGCcctgtggggaagggggagaccaCCGGAGTGTGATGGGGAAGGAGGTTCTGGCCCTCAGAACACCCCTGATGTCCAGCTCACTGCCAGCCATGCCAGACGCAACTTCCTGGGGCAGGAGACACAACAGCTGTGACCACAGCCCACTTCCCTTTCACCCGCAACAGCTCCCCAAGGACCACCCCCCCCGGTCGAGGCTctgcactacccccccccccccccccccatctcacccacccctctcccccccccgccccctcccccccccctccccctctccccgccccccttgtttgcctctccccccccccccccccaccacatcagcCCAGCAATGGCCCCACTCACTGAGGCTCGACACGGCCctagtcaggccgcatttggagtattgtgccggctctggagtgggtccaTGGGTGGTATACAAGAATGAGCCCAGCAAAGAGtaggttaacctgtgatgagcgtttgtcggcactgggcctgtattcgccggagttgagaagattgaggggggacctcattgaaacatacagaatagtgaaaggcttgaatagagtggatgttgagaggatgtttccactagtgggagagtcttggaccagagtcaaggaggtggctctagaaatcgtggatgcattgtgatcattttccaatgttctctcgactctggatcagttcatgtagacttgatggtaggcaatgtaactacactttttaagaaatgagggagagagaaaatggggaattatagaccagttatcttacatcggtagtggggaagatgcttattAAATGGTCGATTATTAACAATGTTATTGCAGCGCATttggaaggggaaatcatgcttgagtaatcttctggaattttttgagaatgtaataaatagaatggacaagggagagccagtggatgtggtgtatctggactatcaaaaagcctttgacaaggtcccacacaagagagtagtgggcaaaattagtgcacatggtattgggggtagggtattgacatggatagagaacgggttggcagacaggaagcaaagagtaggaattaacgggtccctttcagaatggcaggcagtgactagtggggtgcagcaAGACTCCAccctgggaccccagttgtttacaatatatattaacaatttagacgaggaaattaaatgtaacatctctaaatttgcggatgacatagctggtggcagtgtgagctgcgaggaggatgctatgaggttgcagggtgacttggataggttgggtgagtgggcagatgcagtttaatgtggataaatgtgacgatatccactttggtggcaagaacaggaaggcagattattatctgaatggtgtcagattaggagaaggggaggtgcaacgagatctgggtgtgcttgtacatcagtcactgaaagtaagcatggaggtacagcaggcagtgaagaaagctaatgccatgttggccttcataagaagaggatttgagtttaggagcaagggggccctactgcagttgtacagggttctgTTGAGACCGCACCAGGAatactgtgtgcaattttggaaggagatttgaggaaggacattcttgctattgagggagtgcaatgtaggttaaccagattaattcccgggatggcgggactgccatataatgaaagaatgggtcgactggccttgtatttactggagtttagaaggattagaggcgATCTTATGGAGACATACAAAATTCtttgaggattggacagggtagaggcttgaaaaatgttcccaatgttgggggtccagaaccaggagtcacagtttaaaaataaggggtaggccatttagtactgagatgaggaaaaactttttcaaccagttgcgaatctgtggaattctctgccacagaaggcagtggaggccaattcactggacgttatcaagagagagttcttaggcctaacggaatcaagggatatggggagaaagcaggtattgattttggatcagccatgatcatattgaatggtggcgatggttcgacgggccgaatggactactccggtacctattttctatgtttctaggtcatagtcttagaattaaaggaggtgACGAGGAATgtttttattcagagggtggtgaatctgtggaactcattgagacagagggctgtggaggccaagtcagtggatatttttaaggcagagataggcaaattcttgattagaacgggtgtcaagggttatggggagaaggcaggaaaatgcgattaggagatctgccatgattaaaCGGCGTAGTGGAATCgcagggttgaatggcctcattctaccccTATTACGTGTGAACCATAAAGCACTTGCCCCCCTCCTGGTTGCTCCACCCTCCTTGtatccccccaacccctcccactggccagctgtccacaccccccccccctccaaaccccgctctcccccctcctcccgcccACACCACTGGccatccaccccccccactctccacatccacactccgcccctctctcctccccccctcccacaccaggCAGGTGCCCAcagcccccaccccttccccctcccacaccagcATGTGcccacagcccccaccccccccccctcccacccaccaggCATGTGCCcacagcccccaccccctcccacacccagcCATGTGCCCAcagcccccaccccttcccctccccacaccagGCATGTgcccacagtccccccccccccctcccacaccacgcATGTGcccacagcccccaccccccccacaccaggcaTGTGcccacagcccccacccccaccccctcccacaccaggCATGTGCCCACTCACCAGGCGAGTGTCGAGGGCCTGCAGCTGCTGGTCCAGGGCGGTGTGAAGAAGCCGCAGGCCATTCCCCAGGGTGTGGATGTCTGTGCAGGGCCGGGGCTCGGGCTCCCCGCTGCTCCTTGGCTCTAGCAGCTGCCGGCACAGCCCCTCCAGACGCTGCACGGCATGCTGGCGGCACTGCACCTCCCCACGCACAGCCTGCACCAGGGAGAAACAGAGAggtcagggggagagagaggagagagagagagagagagagagagacagagagagagagagagagagagagagagagagagagagagagagagagagagagagagagagagagagagagagagagagagagagagagggagacagagagagagagagacagacagacagagagagaatacagacagagagtgagagaaagtgagagagagagagagagagagagagagagagagagagagaaagagagaaagggacagagagggagagagggagggagagagtgagaaagagagagagggagagagagagaggagcaagagagggaaagagagggggagagagagagagggtgaaagagagagagagggagtggagagagaggtgaggggggggagatacaAGGGGGAGATTGCATGGGTCGGGAAGGTAGAAGCATGGgtcgggggggagaggagagaggatgggTCGGGGGGAGAGATTGCATGGGtcgggggggggagattgcatgggtggggggggattgaatgcatggggcgggggggggggagattgcatgggggcgggtgtgggggtttgtggggggccACACTTACCAGCAGCTCCTTGTGGTACTGGGTGAGGGTGTGTGGACTGAGCGTGGGGTCGGTGAGTTGCACCAGCCGGTGCCGCCGCTCACATTCGGCCAGCCACAGCAGCAACGAGCGCGTGGTCTGCTGCAGGTCCTGCAGTGAGGCACATATGCAGCACGGGTGAGGTAGATgcacagggaggggaggggagggaagacaCATACACAGAGTGGGGGTAAACTCGTGTGccattctctcccctcacctACTCTGGCTGTCCcccacaggaaattgcagagagttgtggatgcaggcaGACattcacaaaccaaccttccttccctcgactccatctacacatcacgctgccccggcaaagccagcagcacaattaaggaccagtctcatcccggtcactccctcttcacccctatcatcaggcaagaggtacagtgtGAAGCACACACCTCCAGCTATTATCCTTTCACCAAATAGAGAAtggtatccacactgtatcactctataaatggttagacaggtacatggataggacaggtttggagggatatggaccaagcacaggcaggtggggactagtttagctggcacatgttggccggtgtgggcaagttgggccgaagggcctgtttccacactgtatcactatgactccatgagctgttatcaggcaacagaaccagcctatcaccagctagagagccaTCCTGAGCCACCATctttctcattggagaccctcggacgatctttaatcggactttatcttgcactaaacattattccctttatcctgtatctgtacactgcgaatggtttgtttgtaatcatgtagtctatccgttgactggttaacaggcaacaaaaagcttttcactgtaccccggtacaggTGACAACAACCAAGTGTGCAGTTGTTTGTGTCTAATATACTCTGCTCGCTGGTACTTTTCACCTGTTGTACTATGTATAGCTCGCTGGTGCTTGTGTAGAGTGTGGTTTGGCTGGATCACACAGTTTGTCactcacatgacaataataaagtgaTTCCAAGGCCGTGTGCATGAGGAACactctcctctcaccctctcgCAATCTCTTTCTCCACGTTGTACGTcgtagagtgatagtgtggaaacaggcccttcggcccaacttgcccacaccggccaacatgtcccagctacgctagtcccacctacctgcttttggtccatatccctccaaacctgtcctatccatgtaactgtctaactgtttcttaaacgttgggacagaccctctccgtcccgatccataactatcttaaatctaatcagtggtcactggtcccataAGGGTCCTCCATTAACTTGCccatcccaatttcccaatactcgatccagcgttgccctctcacctgtgggggcctccacatacatgctgagaaaactctcctgaacacttttgaggaattgcaccccatttaaactcttcacgctatgattttcccagtctatattgggaaagttgaaatcccctactacaacaaccttatttgacctgcagct contains:
- the LOC129700081 gene encoding nesprin-2-like, whose amino-acid sequence is MPSCCRNVPEVGRWSRRLSGDLSDDDCQRPPSPPAARPEQPPTGRLRWDLLHAQALSKELQVKQNVQRWQQLHSDLDQVCAWLVRVQPTLHRYTDPRTPTLLLDIQEELHTLEEVGKDVDKHQALVVAANLSGRDFVRAGSVEARELQEKKLHSVNGDRDSTPQRLQVCWKNLRSAALHSQDLQQTTRSLLLWLAECERRHRLVQLTDPTLSPHTLTQYHKELLAVRGEVQCRQHAVQRLEGLCRQLLEPRSSGEPEPRPCTDIHTLGNGLRLLHTALDQQLQALDTRLGPREIQSADVRPVSMERGRGRVRDSCSAGVQRQGRGSRAFLGRVLRAALPLQLLALLLLLLAALLPARQQHYSCTLANNYIHSLHPALRYTNGPPPT